One stretch of Capsicum annuum cultivar UCD-10X-F1 unplaced genomic scaffold, UCD10Xv1.1 ctg4639, whole genome shotgun sequence DNA includes these proteins:
- the LOC107852798 gene encoding receptor-like protein 35, whose protein sequence is MEKIFTSFLLLLHYVMVSLAMTQNNTTIDQLALLSLKSQIILDPFHLLDESWSSATFVYHWVGATCGSRHQRVKFLNLSNMALTGVIPHDIGNLTFLVSLDLGGNSFRGNLPQEMAHLRRLKFLDLSVNNFRGKVPSWFGILHQLQFLNLGNNSFTDSIPSSFSNMSTLETLNLNSNSIEGQIPKVIGNLLNLRVLNLKGNELVGFIPPSLSNASMLETLKISYNSLQGNILEGIGNFHSMKVISVQANHLTGSIPFTIFNISRIEVIEFTGNSLSGNLPTGLCHGVPILKGRYLSENKLHGRMPTSLSNCSQLQVLSLSYNDFTGEIPKEISNLISWNY, encoded by the exons atggagaaaatattcACCTCTTTTCTCTTGTTGCTTCACTATGTTATGGTTAGTTTAGCTATGACCCAAAACAACACTACCATTGATCAATTAGCtcttctttctttaaaatctCAAATCATTTTAGATCCATTTCACTTGTTGGATGAAAGCTGGTCTTCCGCTACATTTGTTTACCATTGGGTTGGAGCCACTTGTGGCTCTCGTCATCAGAGAGTGAAATTCTTGAATCTCTCCAACATGGCTCTTACGGGTGTAATACCCCATGATATTGGAAACCTCAcgtttcttgtttctcttgacttGGGTGGCAACAGTTTCCGTGGAAATTTGCCTCAAGAGATGGCACACCTGCGTCGGcttaagtttcttgatttaagtgTCAACAACTTTAGAGGGAAGGTTCCTTCTTGGTTTGGGATTTTACACCAGCTTCAATTTCTAAATCTTGGAAATAATAGTTTCACTGATTCCATTCCTTCTTCATTTTCTAATATGTCCACACTTGAGACTTTGAATCTGAATTCCAATTCCATAGAGGGTCAAATCCCAAAAGTGATTGGAAATCTTCTAAACCTTAGAGTATTAAACTTGAAAGGTAACGAGCTCGTAGGCTTTATTCCTCCATCCCTCTCTAATGCCTCAATGTTGGAGACTTTAAAAATATCTTATAATTCACTTCAAGGAAACATTCTAGAAGGGATCGGTAATTTTCACAGCATGAAAGTGATATCCGTACAAGCTAATCATCTTACGGGTTCTATACCATTCACAATTTTCAATATCTCAAGAATCGAAGTCATTGAATTTACAGGCAATAGCTTATCAGGAAATCTCCCCACTGGTTTATGCCATGGTGTACCAATACTCAAAGGGCGTTATCTATCTGAAAATAAGCTTCATGGTCGTATGCCTACAAGCTTGTCAAATTGTTCACAACTTCAAGTATTGTCTTTATCATATAATGATTTCACAG GTGAAATACCCAAAGAGATAAGCAATCTCATAAGTTGGAACTACTAG
- the LOC124892360 gene encoding probable LRR receptor-like serine/threonine-protein kinase At3g47570 yields MVGLEFLDLSHNNISGLIPKSLEKLQYLKYFNVSYDKLYGEIPSEGPFKNLSSQLFIHNEALCSSSRFSVPACPTSSKHRSNRKKLLVLFLLLGLALLFVPITFVFIWIRYRRGKRAPQQADALSAITRERISYYELLQATNALMESNLIGSGSFGSVNKGVLRSGTAIAVKVFNLQLDATFRSFDTECEVLHSLRHRNLVKVITSCSNLDFKALVLEYMPNGSLEKYLYSHNYFLD; encoded by the coding sequence atggtaggtttggaattcctagacCTTTCTCATAACAATATATCTGGACTTATTCCCAAGTCTTTGGAGAAACTTCAATACCTCAAGTATTTCAATGTTTCTTACGACAAATTGTATGGTGAAATACCCTCGGAAGGTCCTTTCAAGAACCTATCGAGTCAGTTGTTCATCCACAATGAAGCATTGTGTAgttcttcaagatttagtgtcccGGCATGCCCCACTTCATCAAAGCACAgatcaaataggaaaaaattgCTAGTTCTATTTCTTTTGCTAGGACTAGCACTTTTATTTGTTCCTATCACTTTTGTGTTTATATGGATAAGGTATAGAAGAGGTAAAAGAGCTCCTCAACAAGCAGATGCATTGTCTGCCATAACAAGAGAAAGAATTTCATACTATGAATTGCTACAAGCAACTAATGCACTTATGGAGAGCAATCTGATTGGTTCTGGAAGTTTTGGCTCTGTTAACAAAGGCGTTCTCAGAAGTGGAACTGCCATTGCAGTTAAAGTGTTCAATCTGCAACTAGATGCGACATTCAGGAGCTTTGATACAGAATGTGAAGTTCTGCACAGCCTTCGCCATAGGAATCTCGTAAAAGTCATCACTAgttgttccaaccttgattttaaGGCTTTAGTGCTCGAGTATATGCCTAATGGAAGTCTTGAGAAGTATTTGTACTCACACAACTACTTCCTCGACTAA